One window from the genome of Streptomyces sp. NBC_01476 encodes:
- a CDS encoding TetR/AcrR family transcriptional regulator, protein MSGAAPDIDDDPKRAAVLAAALGVFSRYGFQKTSMEAVAKAAGISRPGLYLLFPNKEQLYRATMQGVMERGQRAMEKCFADESLSFEDRVVSALDALVGQYIGSQVARDLAELLENSGPQLGSMFHDHQELARATIAARIAEIAPPGVLGGGLGAEDVMDVLFSAALTWKATSADRDEFRERARRAVRLICRTPG, encoded by the coding sequence ATGAGTGGTGCGGCACCGGACATCGACGACGACCCCAAACGCGCGGCGGTGCTCGCCGCCGCCCTCGGGGTGTTCAGCAGGTACGGATTCCAGAAGACCTCGATGGAGGCGGTCGCCAAAGCGGCCGGCATCTCGCGGCCGGGGCTCTACCTGCTCTTCCCGAACAAGGAGCAGCTCTACCGCGCCACGATGCAGGGCGTCATGGAACGCGGCCAGCGGGCCATGGAGAAGTGCTTCGCCGACGAGTCGCTGAGCTTCGAGGACCGGGTGGTGTCCGCGCTGGACGCGCTGGTGGGCCAGTACATCGGCAGCCAGGTGGCCAGGGACCTGGCCGAACTGCTGGAGAACAGCGGGCCGCAGCTCGGCTCGATGTTCCACGACCACCAGGAACTGGCCCGGGCGACGATCGCCGCGCGGATCGCGGAGATCGCGCCGCCCGGCGTGCTCGGCGGCGGACTCGGCGCCGAGGACGTGATGGACGTGCTCTTCTCCGCGGCGCTGACCTGGAAGGCGACCTCCGCGGACCGGGACGAGTTCCGGGAACGGGCCAGGCGGGCGGTCCGGCTGATCTGCCGGACACCGGGCTGA
- a CDS encoding SDR family NAD(P)-dependent oxidoreductase gives MSPVTTSFTARSTADEVLTGVALTGRRAVVTGGASGIGLEAARTLAAAGAEVTLAVRDTEAGERAAADIRAGGRDVRVARLDLADRASVDAFAAHWTGPLHILVNNAGIMALPELTRTAEGWETQFAVNHLGHAALTFALHDALAAAGGARIVVVSSSAHQMSPVVFDDIHFTRRPYDGWSAYGQSKTATILFTVALAKRWAADGITANALHPGGIMTNLQRHLDEGQLRFVGALDEQGRRPAVPPGWKTPQQGAATTVLLAGSPEVQGVTGRYFEDANEAAVVTGQGDGRSGVAAYALDQNDADRLWELTVRLAG, from the coding sequence ATGTCCCCTGTCACCACATCCTTCACCGCCCGGTCCACCGCGGACGAGGTGCTGACCGGCGTCGCCCTCACCGGCAGACGGGCCGTCGTCACCGGCGGCGCGTCCGGGATCGGCCTGGAGGCCGCCCGTACGCTGGCCGCGGCCGGCGCCGAGGTGACCCTGGCGGTACGCGACACCGAGGCCGGCGAGCGCGCCGCCGCGGACATCCGGGCCGGCGGCCGTGACGTACGCGTCGCCCGGCTCGACCTGGCGGACCGGGCGAGCGTCGACGCCTTCGCCGCGCACTGGACCGGGCCGCTGCACATCCTCGTGAACAACGCCGGGATCATGGCGCTGCCCGAGCTGACCCGGACGGCGGAAGGCTGGGAGACGCAGTTCGCGGTGAACCATCTGGGCCACGCCGCCCTCACCTTCGCCCTGCACGACGCGCTCGCGGCGGCCGGCGGTGCGCGGATCGTCGTCGTCAGCTCGTCGGCGCACCAGATGTCCCCGGTCGTCTTCGACGACATCCACTTCACCCGGCGGCCCTACGATGGCTGGTCGGCGTACGGCCAGTCGAAGACGGCCACGATCCTGTTCACCGTGGCGCTCGCCAAGCGGTGGGCCGCCGACGGCATCACCGCCAACGCGCTGCACCCCGGCGGCATCATGACCAACCTCCAGCGCCACCTGGACGAAGGGCAGTTGCGGTTCGTCGGCGCGCTGGACGAGCAGGGGCGCCGGCCGGCGGTGCCGCCGGGCTGGAAGACCCCGCAGCAGGGCGCGGCGACCACGGTGCTGCTGGCCGGATCGCCGGAGGTCCAGGGGGTGACCGGGCGGTACTTCGAGGACGCCAACGAGGCGGCGGTCGTCACCGGGCAGGGGGACGGCAGGAGCGGGGTCGCCGCGTACGCGCTCGACCAGAACGACGCCGACCGGCTCTGGGAACTGACGGTCCGGCTGGCAGGATGA
- a CDS encoding enoyl-CoA hydratase/isomerase family protein: MDEERYGEFVVVRRHGERVAELVLDRPAAMNAVSTAMSASIAAACGALAADRAVSVVVLTSSNEKAFCVGADLKERNALSDEELGRQRPLSRAGYTGVLELPMPAVAAVHGYALGGGFELALSCDLIVGDPTTVVGLPEVSVGVIPGGGGTQLLPRRVGAARAAELIFTARRVPVGEAVALGLVDRLAAPGEDARTAALALAETIAGHSPVGLRAAKRALRLGQGVDLRAGLEVEDAGWRTVAFSSDRAEGVAAFTESRRPIWPA, encoded by the coding sequence ATGGACGAGGAGCGGTACGGGGAGTTCGTGGTGGTACGGCGGCACGGCGAGCGCGTGGCCGAGCTGGTGCTCGACCGGCCGGCGGCCATGAACGCGGTCTCCACGGCGATGTCCGCGAGTATCGCGGCGGCCTGCGGGGCGCTGGCGGCGGACCGTGCGGTGAGCGTGGTCGTGCTGACCTCGTCCAACGAGAAGGCGTTCTGTGTGGGCGCGGACCTCAAGGAGCGCAACGCGCTGAGTGACGAGGAGCTGGGGCGGCAGCGGCCGCTGTCCCGGGCCGGCTACACCGGGGTGCTGGAGCTGCCGATGCCGGCGGTGGCGGCGGTCCACGGGTACGCGCTCGGCGGGGGGTTCGAGCTGGCGCTCTCCTGCGATCTGATCGTGGGCGACCCCACGACGGTGGTGGGGCTGCCGGAGGTGTCGGTCGGTGTCATCCCGGGCGGCGGCGGTACGCAGTTGCTGCCGCGGCGGGTGGGGGCGGCGCGGGCGGCGGAGCTGATCTTCACGGCGCGGCGGGTGCCGGTGGGGGAGGCGGTGGCGCTGGGGCTGGTCGACCGGCTCGCGGCGCCGGGGGAGGACGCCAGGACGGCGGCGCTCGCGCTGGCGGAGACGATCGCGGGGCACTCGCCGGTGGGGCTCCGGGCGGCGAAGCGGGCGCTTCGGCTGGGGCAGGGGGTGGACCTCCGGGCGGGGCTTGAGGTGGAGGATGCGGGGTGGAGGACCGTGGCGTTCTCTTCTGACCGTGCGGAGGGGGTGGCCGCGTTCACGGAGTCCCGCCGCCCCATCTGGCCGGCGTGA
- a CDS encoding GGDEF domain-containing protein, with amino-acid sequence MGDGTAADVRLRAVVELAQALATAQTPRGAVRAGARRARLAMGGSFAAISAWEREAGRLRVLVNDGVLAPGEEPEPADESYSVHDFPEIAEFLHGAWAAGGEPHAWVEAVDGTGSPPGGDSWGRTAALRRRGRGSCVVAPIVVHGRAWGELYVARQVGEAAFGRDDADFASVLAALLAAGIAQTERLAEVKRLAFTDPLTGLGNRRAVDVRLEHALERHRAEGVVVSLVVCDLNGLKRVNDLLGHAVGDRLLERFGSLLSLCSAMLPGSLAARLGGDEFCIVAVGQDVAEVERAADEVCRRAAELEVGEGVAVGVASTGDAIGPVRSARRLFRLADAAQYRAKALRARHPVVAGREAPDDPVVRLADSPPAGETPTPERRSLRGRQP; translated from the coding sequence ATGGGTGACGGGACGGCGGCTGACGTGCGGCTTCGGGCGGTCGTCGAGCTGGCTCAAGCGCTGGCGACCGCGCAGACGCCGCGCGGTGCCGTGCGGGCCGGGGCGCGGCGGGCGCGGCTGGCGATGGGCGGGTCCTTCGCCGCGATCTCCGCGTGGGAGCGGGAAGCCGGCCGGCTGCGGGTGCTGGTCAACGACGGGGTGCTCGCCCCCGGCGAGGAGCCGGAACCCGCCGACGAGTCGTACTCCGTGCACGACTTCCCGGAGATCGCCGAATTCCTCCACGGCGCCTGGGCCGCCGGCGGCGAACCGCACGCCTGGGTGGAGGCCGTGGACGGCACCGGGTCCCCGCCCGGCGGGGACAGCTGGGGCCGTACCGCCGCCCTGCGCCGCCGCGGCCGGGGCAGCTGCGTGGTCGCTCCGATCGTCGTGCACGGCCGGGCGTGGGGCGAGTTGTACGTGGCCCGGCAGGTGGGCGAAGCCGCCTTCGGCCGGGACGACGCCGACTTCGCCAGTGTGCTGGCCGCCCTGCTCGCCGCCGGCATCGCCCAGACCGAGCGCCTGGCCGAGGTGAAACGGCTGGCCTTCACCGACCCGCTGACCGGCCTCGGCAACCGGCGGGCCGTCGACGTGAGGCTGGAGCACGCGCTGGAGCGGCACCGGGCGGAGGGCGTGGTGGTCAGCCTGGTGGTGTGCGACCTGAACGGGCTGAAGCGGGTCAACGACCTGCTCGGCCACGCCGTCGGGGACCGTCTGCTGGAACGGTTCGGCTCGCTGCTCTCGCTCTGCTCCGCGATGCTCCCCGGCAGCCTCGCGGCCCGTCTCGGCGGCGACGAGTTCTGCATCGTGGCCGTCGGCCAGGACGTCGCCGAGGTGGAACGCGCGGCCGACGAGGTGTGCCGGCGGGCCGCGGAGCTGGAGGTCGGCGAGGGCGTCGCGGTCGGGGTCGCGTCCACCGGTGACGCGATCGGCCCGGTCCGTTCCGCCCGCCGCCTCTTCCGGCTGGCCGACGCCGCCCAGTACCGCGCCAAGGCGCTGCGCGCCCGGCACCCTGTGGTCGCGGGCCGCGAGGCCCCCGACGACCCGGTGGTCCGGCTCGCCGACTCCCCGCCGGCCGGCGAGACCCCCACCCCGGAGCGCCGCAGCCTGCGCGGCCGGCAGCCCTGA
- the hutH gene encoding histidine ammonia-lyase, with protein sequence MDMQSVVVGAEGTTAEDVVAVARGNAEVVLSPDALAGIGRARAVIDALAAKPEPVYGVSTGFGALAVRHISPDLRAQLQRSLVRSHAAGMGPHVEREVVRALMFLRLKTLASGRTGVRPVVAETMAALLNAGITPVVHEYGSLGCSGDLAPLAHCAQVLMGEGEAVGADGTVRPAAGLLAEAGITPVVLREKEGLALINGTDGMLGMLVMACADLARLFTAADITAALTLEALLGTAKVLAPELHAIRPHPGQAASAGNMRRMLAGSGLTGHHQDAAPRVQDAYSIRCAPQVAGAGRDTLAHALLVADRELAAAIDNPVVLVGAEGAGDERVESNGNFHGAPVGYVLDFLAIAAADLGSIAERRTDRLLDKNRSHGLPPFLADDPGLDSGLMIAQYTQAALVSEMKRLAVPASVDSIPSSAMQEDHVSMGWSAARKLRTAVDNLARIIAVELYAATRALEIRAASGGLRPAPASQAVLAAVRAAGVPGPGPDRFLSPDLEAAYAFVRDGSLVRAAESVTGPLA encoded by the coding sequence ATGGATATGCAGAGCGTGGTGGTGGGGGCTGAGGGGACGACGGCCGAGGATGTCGTCGCCGTGGCCAGGGGAAATGCCGAGGTCGTGCTGAGCCCGGACGCGCTGGCGGGGATCGGCCGGGCCCGCGCTGTGATCGACGCCCTGGCCGCGAAGCCGGAGCCGGTCTACGGGGTGAGCACCGGATTCGGCGCGCTGGCCGTCCGGCACATCAGCCCCGACCTGCGGGCACAGCTCCAGCGCAGCCTCGTACGGTCGCACGCGGCCGGCATGGGCCCGCATGTCGAGCGGGAGGTCGTACGGGCGCTGATGTTCCTGCGGCTGAAGACGCTCGCCTCGGGCCGTACCGGGGTCCGCCCGGTCGTCGCCGAGACCATGGCCGCGCTGCTGAACGCCGGCATCACGCCCGTCGTCCACGAGTACGGCTCGCTCGGCTGCTCCGGCGACCTCGCGCCGCTCGCGCACTGCGCCCAGGTGCTGATGGGGGAGGGCGAGGCGGTGGGCGCCGACGGTACGGTCCGCCCGGCCGCCGGACTGCTCGCCGAGGCCGGCATCACCCCCGTCGTGCTGCGCGAGAAGGAGGGCCTGGCCCTCATCAACGGCACCGACGGCATGCTCGGCATGCTGGTGATGGCCTGCGCCGACCTGGCCCGGCTCTTCACCGCCGCCGACATCACCGCGGCGCTCACGCTGGAGGCGCTGCTCGGCACCGCCAAGGTGCTCGCGCCCGAACTCCACGCCATCCGCCCGCACCCCGGCCAGGCGGCCAGCGCCGGGAACATGCGCCGGATGCTCGCCGGTTCCGGCCTGACCGGGCACCACCAGGACGCGGCGCCGCGGGTGCAGGACGCGTACTCGATCCGCTGTGCCCCGCAGGTGGCCGGCGCCGGCCGGGACACCCTCGCGCACGCCCTGCTGGTCGCCGACCGCGAACTCGCCGCAGCCATTGACAACCCGGTGGTCCTGGTCGGGGCCGAGGGCGCCGGGGACGAGCGGGTCGAGTCGAACGGCAACTTCCATGGCGCGCCGGTCGGTTACGTACTGGACTTCCTCGCCATCGCCGCCGCGGACCTCGGCTCCATCGCGGAGCGCCGTACCGACCGGCTGCTGGACAAGAACCGCTCGCACGGCCTGCCGCCGTTCCTCGCCGACGACCCCGGTCTCGACTCCGGTCTGATGATCGCGCAGTACACGCAGGCCGCTCTGGTCAGCGAGATGAAGCGGCTGGCCGTACCGGCTTCCGTCGACTCGATCCCGTCCTCCGCGATGCAGGAGGACCACGTCTCGATGGGGTGGTCGGCGGCGCGCAAGCTGCGTACCGCGGTGGACAACCTGGCCCGGATCATCGCGGTGGAGCTGTACGCGGCCACCCGCGCGCTGGAGATCAGGGCCGCGTCGGGCGGCCTGCGGCCGGCGCCCGCCTCGCAGGCGGTTCTGGCGGCGGTCCGCGCGGCCGGGGTGCCGGGTCCTGGCCCCGACCGTTTTCTCTCGCCCGACCTGGAGGCGGCCTACGCGTTCGTCCGGGACGGGTCGCTGGTCCGCGCGGCCGAGTCGGTCACCGGCCCGCTGGCGTAG
- a CDS encoding L,D-transpeptidase, with product MTPSDAGKTPTPRSRFTRRRTLAAVAVVVGGAIGVAACGGHSGGSDAGKAAASGSASSSATAPQTPSPAGTPSATGTTANTQARQDANAAENASDAKITIAPHAGSTGASINKGTKVSVTGGTLTSVTMKAKPTGDRVAGTISADGTRWTPDGKLARGTQYVISAVAKDAKGRVAAANSTFATLSAADSFIGYFTPEDGSTVGVGMPVSVNFDKAIAKSDRAAVQKGVTVNSSSGQKVVGHWFSATRLDLRPQHYWVAGSHVSLTLKLDGVKGAAGIYGVQDKTVGFTVGRSQISTVDTSTDEMTVSRDGKVIKTIPVSAGAPGHTTYNGQMVISEKDQTTRMNGATVGFTDDDGKGEYDIPDVPHAMRLSSSGTFIHGNYWGDPSIFGNANTSHGCVGLEDAKGGKDPNTPAAWFYNHSLVGDVVVVKNSPDKTIQPSNGLNGWNMSWSQWLAGSAI from the coding sequence GTGACGCCGTCCGACGCCGGAAAGACCCCCACCCCCCGGTCGCGTTTCACCCGCCGCCGCACGCTCGCGGCCGTAGCGGTCGTTGTCGGCGGCGCCATAGGCGTGGCCGCCTGCGGCGGCCACAGCGGGGGCAGTGACGCGGGCAAGGCCGCCGCTAGCGGTTCCGCCAGTTCCTCGGCGACCGCCCCGCAGACTCCGTCGCCGGCCGGCACGCCCAGCGCCACCGGCACGACGGCCAACACGCAGGCCCGCCAGGACGCCAACGCCGCGGAGAACGCCTCGGACGCGAAGATCACCATCGCGCCGCACGCCGGCAGCACCGGCGCCAGCATCAACAAGGGCACCAAGGTCAGCGTCACCGGCGGCACCCTCACCTCCGTCACCATGAAGGCGAAGCCCACCGGGGACCGGGTGGCCGGCACCATATCCGCCGACGGCACCCGCTGGACGCCGGACGGGAAGCTCGCGCGCGGCACCCAGTACGTGATATCCGCTGTCGCCAAGGACGCCAAGGGCCGGGTGGCCGCGGCGAATTCGACCTTCGCCACGCTCTCCGCGGCCGACAGCTTCATCGGCTACTTCACGCCCGAGGACGGCTCCACCGTCGGCGTCGGCATGCCGGTCTCGGTCAACTTCGACAAGGCCATCGCGAAGAGCGACCGGGCCGCCGTGCAGAAGGGCGTCACGGTGAACTCCAGCAGCGGCCAGAAGGTCGTCGGCCACTGGTTCAGCGCCACCCGGCTCGACCTGCGCCCGCAGCACTACTGGGTGGCCGGCTCGCATGTCTCGCTGACCCTGAAGCTCGACGGGGTGAAGGGCGCGGCCGGCATCTACGGCGTCCAGGACAAGACCGTCGGCTTCACCGTCGGCCGCTCGCAGATCTCGACGGTCGACACCAGCACCGACGAGATGACGGTCAGCCGTGACGGCAAGGTGATCAAGACCATCCCGGTCTCGGCCGGCGCCCCCGGACACACCACGTACAACGGCCAGATGGTGATCTCGGAGAAGGACCAGACCACCCGGATGAACGGGGCGACGGTCGGTTTCACCGACGACGACGGCAAGGGCGAGTACGACATCCCCGACGTCCCGCACGCCATGCGGCTGAGCAGCTCCGGCACGTTCATCCACGGCAACTACTGGGGCGACCCGTCCATCTTCGGCAACGCCAACACCAGCCACGGCTGCGTGGGTCTTGAGGACGCCAAGGGCGGCAAGGACCCGAACACCCCGGCCGCGTGGTTCTACAACCACTCGCTGGTCGGTGACGTGGTCGTGGTGAAGAACTCGCCGGACAAGACCATCCAGCCGTCCAACGGCCTCAACGGCTGGAACATGAGCTGGTCCCAGTGGCTCGCGGGGTCCGCGATCTGA
- a CDS encoding ROK family protein, translating to MNALAAGEKVTRAAVAAEVGLTRATVSTLVDELLAAGLVEEQGAQRPGTVGRPGTALALSARGPAGIGAEIGVDHLAACVVDLHGIIRCRAASPAANRDRPAPAVLADLAVLTARVTEEAEEAGLHPVGTTVAVPGLVGKDRRTVLRAPNLGWEDVPVAALGERTVVENEANLGALAELWLGGHEKLADFVHVSAEIGIGAALVVEGRLFRGARGFAGELGHVPVRPDGPLCSCGANGCLETYAGEEALLRAAGIPGQGPAALRGAARRGDPAAVRALAEAGAALGIALSGAVNLLDPQAVVVGGPLADLTPWLLPGVRRELAARVTDRQWRPEDLVTSRLGRDGVLRGAAYSAVRTVLDDPVTWINSFPRPHRQPAR from the coding sequence ATGAACGCCCTGGCCGCCGGCGAGAAAGTGACCCGCGCGGCGGTGGCCGCGGAGGTCGGCCTGACCCGCGCCACCGTCTCCACCCTCGTGGACGAACTCCTCGCCGCCGGCCTCGTGGAGGAGCAGGGCGCGCAGCGCCCCGGCACCGTGGGGCGCCCCGGCACCGCGCTGGCCCTGTCCGCGCGGGGCCCGGCGGGCATCGGCGCCGAGATCGGGGTGGACCACCTCGCCGCCTGCGTCGTGGACCTGCACGGCATCATCCGCTGCCGCGCCGCGTCGCCGGCCGCCAACCGCGACCGCCCGGCCCCCGCCGTCCTCGCCGACCTCGCGGTGCTCACCGCCCGGGTCACCGAGGAGGCCGAGGAGGCCGGCCTCCACCCCGTCGGCACCACCGTCGCCGTCCCCGGCCTGGTCGGCAAGGACCGCCGCACGGTCCTGCGCGCCCCCAACCTCGGCTGGGAGGACGTCCCGGTCGCCGCCCTCGGTGAGCGGACCGTCGTGGAGAACGAGGCGAACCTCGGCGCCCTCGCCGAACTCTGGCTCGGCGGCCACGAGAAGCTCGCCGACTTCGTCCATGTCTCGGCCGAGATCGGCATCGGCGCCGCCCTCGTGGTGGAGGGCCGGCTCTTCCGCGGCGCCCGCGGCTTCGCCGGCGAACTCGGCCATGTCCCGGTCCGGCCGGACGGTCCCCTGTGCTCGTGCGGCGCGAACGGATGCCTGGAGACCTACGCGGGCGAGGAGGCGCTGCTGCGGGCGGCCGGTATCCCCGGCCAGGGACCGGCCGCGCTCCGCGGGGCCGCCCGGCGGGGGGACCCCGCCGCGGTGCGCGCCCTCGCCGAGGCCGGCGCCGCGCTGGGCATCGCGCTGAGCGGTGCGGTGAATCTCCTGGACCCGCAGGCCGTGGTGGTGGGCGGCCCGCTCGCCGACCTCACCCCCTGGCTGCTGCCGGGCGTGCGCCGCGAACTCGCCGCCCGCGTCACCGACCGCCAGTGGCGCCCGGAGGACCTGGTCACCTCACGCCTCGGCCGCGACGGCGTCCTGCGCGGCGCCGCCTACAGCGCGGTCCGCACCGTGCTGGACGACCCGGTCACCTGGATCAACAGCTTCCCGCGCCCCCACCGGCAACCGGCCCGCTGA
- the xylB gene encoding xylulokinase, whose translation MTSQGQVVLGVDSSTQSTKVLAVEVETGEVLARGQAPHTVTGGAGRESDPEEWWQALLDAFGQLGEYAGRADAVSVGGQQHGLVVLDAAGRPLRPALLWNDVRSAPQADALVERYGAGRWAQRFGSVPGASFTVTKWEWLRAHEPEAAAGAWGVRLPHDFLTERLSGVAVTDRGDASGTGWWASETEEYDEALLAEIGLDPKRLPTVLGPGEGAGTVRERLPLRAGALVAAGTGDNAAAALGLGLTPGRAVLSLGTSGTVYAVSRQRPTDPTGTVAGFAAAGGGWLPLACTLNCTLAVDKVAQLLGRGREEVEAGGSVAFLPFLDGERTPNLPYASGLLTGLRHETTAGQVLQGAYDGAVWALLRALDEVLAVDGGAPSGEPLLLIGGGARGVAWRETVRRLSGRAVQVPVAGELVALGAAVQAASLLTGEAPTDIAHRWSTAKGTLYDPVPRDDDTLARLSAALPLAG comes from the coding sequence ATGACGTCGCAGGGGCAGGTCGTCCTCGGGGTGGACAGTTCGACCCAGTCCACGAAGGTGCTGGCGGTCGAGGTGGAGACCGGCGAGGTGCTGGCCCGCGGCCAGGCCCCGCACACGGTCACCGGCGGCGCCGGCCGGGAGAGCGACCCGGAGGAGTGGTGGCAGGCGCTGCTCGACGCCTTCGGGCAGCTCGGGGAGTACGCCGGCCGCGCCGACGCGGTCTCGGTCGGCGGACAGCAGCACGGGCTGGTCGTCCTCGACGCGGCCGGCCGGCCGCTGCGCCCCGCCCTGCTCTGGAACGACGTACGGTCCGCGCCGCAGGCCGACGCGCTGGTGGAGCGGTACGGCGCCGGGCGGTGGGCACAGCGCTTCGGATCGGTGCCCGGGGCGAGCTTCACGGTCACCAAGTGGGAGTGGCTGCGCGCGCACGAGCCGGAGGCGGCGGCCGGCGCCTGGGGCGTACGGCTGCCGCACGACTTCCTCACCGAACGCCTCAGCGGGGTGGCGGTCACCGATCGCGGCGATGCCTCGGGCACCGGGTGGTGGGCCTCGGAGACCGAGGAGTACGACGAGGCGCTGCTGGCGGAGATCGGCCTCGACCCGAAGCGGCTGCCGACCGTCCTGGGCCCGGGCGAAGGCGCCGGGACGGTACGCGAACGGCTCCCGCTGCGGGCGGGCGCGCTGGTGGCGGCCGGCACCGGGGACAACGCGGCGGCGGCGCTCGGGCTCGGGCTGACGCCCGGCCGGGCGGTGCTGAGCCTGGGGACATCGGGCACCGTCTACGCGGTGTCGCGGCAGCGGCCGACCGACCCGACCGGGACGGTGGCCGGGTTCGCCGCGGCCGGCGGCGGCTGGCTGCCGCTGGCCTGCACGCTCAACTGCACGCTGGCGGTGGACAAGGTCGCGCAGCTGCTGGGGCGCGGGCGCGAGGAGGTGGAAGCCGGCGGGTCGGTGGCCTTCCTGCCGTTCCTCGACGGCGAACGGACCCCGAACCTGCCGTACGCGTCCGGGCTGCTGACCGGCCTGCGGCACGAGACCACGGCGGGGCAGGTGCTCCAGGGGGCGTACGACGGAGCGGTCTGGGCGCTGCTGCGGGCGCTGGACGAGGTACTCGCGGTGGACGGCGGGGCGCCGTCCGGCGAACCCCTGCTGCTGATCGGCGGCGGCGCCCGGGGGGTCGCGTGGCGGGAGACGGTACGGCGGCTGTCCGGGCGGGCGGTGCAGGTGCCGGTGGCCGGTGAGCTGGTCGCCCTCGGCGCGGCGGTCCAGGCGGCGTCCCTCCTGACCGGCGAGGCCCCCACCGACATCGCCCACCGCTGGTCCACCGCCAAGGGCACCCTCTACGACCCCGTCCCCCGCGACGACGACACCCTCGCCCGGCTGTCGGCCGCCCTGCCCCTGGCGGGCTGA
- the xylA gene encoding xylose isomerase: protein MTSATPTPTGSGDPYAPAPEHKFTFGLWTVGWQGRDPFGDATRAALDPVESVNRLAELGAYGVTFHDDDLIPFGSSDAERDSHIKRFRQALDSTGLVVPMATTNLFTHPVFKDGGFTANDREVRRFALRKTIRNIDLAVELGAKIYVAWGGREGAESGGAKDVRVALDRMKEAFDLLGEYVTEQGYDLRFAIEPKPNEPRGDILLPTVGHALAFINSLERPDIVGVNPEVGHEQMAGLNFPHGIAQALWHGKLFHLDLNGQTGIKYDQDLRFGAGDLRAAFWLVDLLETAGYEGMRHFDFKPPRTEDYDGVWASAAGCMRNYLILKERAAAFRADPEVQEALRASRLDQLSLPTVAAGETLADLLADRSAYEDFDVEAAGAKGMAFERLDQLAMDHLLRAR, encoded by the coding sequence ATGACTTCCGCCACGCCCACGCCCACCGGTTCCGGGGACCCGTACGCCCCGGCCCCCGAGCACAAATTCACCTTCGGTCTGTGGACGGTCGGCTGGCAGGGCCGCGACCCGTTCGGTGACGCGACCCGCGCCGCGCTCGACCCGGTGGAGAGCGTCAACCGCCTCGCCGAACTGGGTGCCTACGGGGTGACCTTCCACGACGACGACCTGATCCCCTTCGGCTCCTCCGACGCGGAGCGCGACAGCCACATCAAGCGCTTCCGGCAGGCGCTGGACAGCACCGGCCTGGTCGTCCCGATGGCCACCACCAACCTCTTCACCCACCCGGTCTTCAAGGACGGCGGCTTCACCGCCAACGACCGTGAGGTGCGGCGCTTCGCGCTGCGCAAGACCATCCGCAACATCGACCTCGCGGTCGAGCTCGGCGCCAAGATCTACGTCGCCTGGGGCGGCCGGGAGGGCGCGGAGTCCGGCGGGGCCAAGGACGTACGGGTCGCGCTCGACCGGATGAAGGAGGCGTTCGACCTGCTCGGCGAGTACGTCACCGAGCAGGGCTACGACCTCCGGTTCGCGATCGAGCCCAAGCCGAACGAGCCGCGCGGCGACATCCTGCTGCCGACCGTCGGCCACGCGCTGGCGTTCATCAACTCCCTGGAGCGGCCCGACATCGTCGGCGTCAACCCCGAGGTCGGCCACGAGCAGATGGCCGGGCTCAACTTCCCGCACGGCATCGCGCAGGCGCTGTGGCACGGCAAGCTCTTCCACCTCGACCTCAACGGCCAGACCGGCATCAAGTACGACCAGGACCTGCGCTTCGGCGCCGGTGACCTGCGGGCCGCGTTCTGGCTGGTGGACCTGCTGGAGACGGCGGGCTACGAAGGCATGCGGCACTTCGACTTCAAGCCGCCGCGGACCGAGGACTACGACGGCGTCTGGGCGTCGGCGGCCGGCTGCATGCGCAACTACCTGATCCTCAAGGAGCGGGCCGCCGCCTTCCGCGCCGACCCGGAGGTCCAGGAGGCGCTGCGCGCGTCCCGCCTGGACCAGCTCTCGCTGCCCACCGTGGCGGCCGGCGAGACCCTCGCCGACCTGCTGGCGGACCGCAGCGCGTACGAGGACTTCGACGTGGAGGCGGCCGGCGCCAAGGGCATGGCCTTCGAACGCCTCGACCAGCTCGCCATGGACCACCTCCTGCGCGCCCGCTGA